In Sphaerospermopsis torques-reginae ITEP-024, the genomic window TTGGTTGTCCAATGGCCTGTGATTTTTGTGCGACGGGGAAAGGAGGTTTTAAACGTAATCTTAGCCGTGCAGAAATTGTGGATCAAGTATTAACTGTACAGGAAGATTTTCAACAACGGGTGAGTAATGTGGTGTTTATGGGAATGGGTGAACCGTTGTTGAATACGGAAAATGTAATTTTAGCGTTGAAATCTTTAAATCAAGATGTGGGAATAGGAGCGCGATCGCTCACAGTTTCTACTGTAGGTATACGCGATCGCATTCGTCAATTAGCCGAACACCATTTTCAAATTACCCTCGCTGTCAGTCTTCATGCACCAAACCAAACATTAAGAGAACAAATTATTCCCAGTGCTAAACCCTACCCCATCGAAGACTTACTCGCAGAATGCCGAGAATATGTAGAAATAACCGGACGCAGAGTAACTTTTGAATATATCCTTTTAGCGGGAGTCAACGACTTACCAGAACACGCTTTAGAACTATCAAAACGTCTGCGCGGTTTTCAAAGTCATGTGAATTTAATTCCCTACAACCCTATTGAGGAAGTAGATTATAAAAGACCAAACCGCGATAGAATACAGGCTTTTGTTAATGTTCTCCAACAACAAAACATTGCTGTAAGTGTCAGATATTCTCGCGGTTTAGAAGCAGACGCAGCTTGTGGACAACTGAGAAGAAATAAAAGGTAATTAGTAATTGATAATTGATAATTGATAATTGGTAATTGGTAAACATAAAATTGATTACCCAGTCACCAGTCACCAGTCACCAGTCACCAGTCCCCAGTCCCCAATCACCTATTTTTTAGCATAAATACCTGGTGCATAAGCCTCAATAACCCTACCAGTGCGAGTGCAGCTAATCATCAGGTAATCACAGGTTGGGCATTGTGTTCTGGTGACTTGACTCTCAGCAATAAAGTGACGTTCAGCTTTACTGCCGCAATTTGGGCAATGAATTTTTTGTAAGACTTGCATTTTAAAACCCCTGGATTAAATAATGTTGGTAACACTCTGTAACTCTAGCCAGTCAAGATTTATAGCCACAGAGGCGGCTATTTTTTAACAAATTTAACAATTTAAAAATTTCACGTATCCTTATTTATTATCTTAGTATTGATATTTTTAGTCGTCACGCTTTAGATATATAAATTTACTTTTTTTGTAACTTTTGTTTTCATTCTTAGTGATCCCCGTACTTTAATCTTTGAGACAAGTATATTTATCCTTTTGTTTTCCAATAAGTTGTTTTTGTATTCAATCGCTACAGACACAGAAAAACTGTATTTTAAGTTACAAAATATTTTTCTTTAGATTTTGTTAAGCTTTTCGCTGTGTAAATTGTATTTCAGATTACATTTATATTCTCTGCGATAGTGGTATTTACTACCTTTATTACCTTGATTAGAGAAAATATCACTACATGACGCAGTTATAATTTAAGCAAAACTTCCAATATGAGATATTACAGTCATCAACTACTTTTGCTAATCTAGAGATTAGTAATGGGTAATGAGAAATGGGTAATTAGTAATAGATATTCTTAATTATTAATTGCCCATTATTTCTTATCATGTAAGACTTTAAGAGTTATCGAATGAGCGAGATTACACCAAAAAATAGCCAACATTAGAAAAGATACATTACATAAAATCACGACCTATATTAGCAAAAACCACGCGGTGATAGGGATAGAGGATTTGAATGTATCCGGGATGTTAGCTAATGGGAAATTATCAAAAGCTATATCAGATATGGGCTTTTATGAATTTAGAAGGCAGCTAGTACCGCTTTGCGGAAGTCAAAAGTCAAAAGTCAAAACCAAGACAGCATAGGATTGTCGGAGATTTAGAATGGTTGGTTTATTTACGCCGTGCTGTACTAGAATATAAAACACAACTATATGGCAGTAAGTTAGTAATTGTGGATAGATTTTATCCCAGTAGAGACGTTATATATTTAGTAGCTAGAAGCATCTTAGAAGAAAAAGCAAGGAATTTCTACTATGCTCATTTGCCCGCAATGTCAATTTGAAAATCCCAATGACAATAAGTTTTGTCAAAGTTGTGGCACGTCTTTAACTTATAAGACTTGTCCTGAATGTGGGGCAGAAGTCCTTTTAAATAATCAATACTGTCACAAGTGTGGTGCAGAATGTGGCACGATTTGGTGGGCAATCATTACCCAAGAAGTACCTGTTGTTGTTTCCGAATTTGGGGAAGAAAAATTAACACCAGATATAGGCAACACAAACACCCGTCTACAATTTGCGGTAGGCTCATTTTTAGATCGGGGACAACGCTATCAATTATTAGAACCTTTACCAGAACCGGAAGTGATGCCGGGTGGTACTGAGTATAAATTCAAGGTTTTAGATTGCCAACCCTTTCACATTTCACCTATTGAGGCGATGCTGGAACATCAACCACAGGGTTTGATTGTGCCATCGGTGAGTGTAATTGGTATTCCTAG contains:
- the rlmN gene encoding 23S rRNA (adenine(2503)-C(2))-methyltransferase RlmN, with the translated sequence MSATPVVSPVNSINSTNSTTANSELVSPLLGASVAELTAWVQEQGQPGYRGKQLHNWIYDKGVRNLADVSVFPKSWREKVIDIPIGRSSLHYRSVAADDTVKYLLKLADGEIIETVGIPSDKRLTVCVSTQVGCPMACDFCATGKGGFKRNLSRAEIVDQVLTVQEDFQQRVSNVVFMGMGEPLLNTENVILALKSLNQDVGIGARSLTVSTVGIRDRIRQLAEHHFQITLAVSLHAPNQTLREQIIPSAKPYPIEDLLAECREYVEITGRRVTFEYILLAGVNDLPEHALELSKRLRGFQSHVNLIPYNPIEEVDYKRPNRDRIQAFVNVLQQQNIAVSVRYSRGLEADAACGQLRRNKR
- a CDS encoding DpnI domain-containing protein, translating into MQVLQKIHCPNCGSKAERHFIAESQVTRTQCPTCDYLMISCTRTGRVIEAYAPGIYAKK